Part of the Bacillota bacterium genome, CGTGTCGACGCCCCCTATGCGCAAGTTGTCACACAGGTGCGGCTGCCCCGTCCGGCACGGGCGGCACTCGCCGCAGTAGAAGTGCATTTCGGCCGTGACCCGGTTGCCCGGGCGGATGCCCTGCACGCCGGGCCCGACGGCGTCGACCACGCCCATCCATTCATGCCCGATCACGAGCGGTGGGCGGATACGAGATGCCGCCCACCGGTCCCAAGCGTATATGTGTCCATCGGTGCCGCAGATGCCTGCCAGCTTCACCCGGGCCCTTACCTGCCCCGGGCCCGGCTCCGGCACCGCGACCCGGGTCAGCGTCAGGCCGGGCCGCGGGTCTGTCTTCGTCAGCGCAATCATACCTTCGCGGCCCACCACGCCAGGCATCCCCCCTCAAGACCGCGGGAGACTTCCCCGGCCGCTCGGGCCGCTCCTGCCGTTTTCCGGCTACCCGGCGCCGTCCTTGAGTTCCATGCTGGCGAAGACCCGGGAGATCACGGCACCCAGCTTGCGAGCGTAAAAGCAGCGGGGCCCGGCCCAGGCGATCTCCGCCGCCCGGTACCCTTGCGCCGCCATGGCCTCGAAGGCCTGCACGCAAAGTTCGATTCCCACACCGCTGCCCTGCCAAGCGACCTCCACTCCCATGGGCCCGAACCAGCCGGGCCGCGTGCTGTCGTAAACGGCGAAACCCACGATGCGGCCGTCCTGCTCGGCCACGAAGCCGGTTGGGACCGGGCGGCGCAGCGCCAGGAGGGCCTCGTACGTCCAGTTCGGGCCCCACGTTTGCTCAAGCCACGCCCGAAACGCCGTTTCGTCGGTGTGCTCGAGCCTGCGCACCCGCACACCGAGGCGCTCGAGTTGGTGGCGTCGAGGCCCGGCCCCGGACGCCTGGATGGGGCGCGTCAGGTCGACGCTCATGTTGAACTCGTATCCTTCAATCCGGTAGCCCCGCCGCTCGAACAGGCAAAGTGCCGGCGTATAGCGCACGTCCACCCCGGGCCACAGGTAGCTCGGAGCGCTGCCCAGGACCCGGATCCGGCGGGCGCCCCTGGCAAAAAGGCGGCGTTCCAGCTCGTCCAGAAGGCGCGTCGCCACCTTCTGGCGCCGGAAGGTCGGGGCAACTGCAAGGAACTGGACATACCCCAGGGGTCCGCCGTCCCCCGGGAGCTGGCGGACGACGCCCACCGCTATACCAACGACGCGCCCGCCGTGCCGGGCCGCCAGCCACAGGCCGGGGTCCCGGTCAGGGTCGTCCAGCAGCTTCTCCCGGAGCACCTCTTCGTCCAGGTGCTCCCCCGGCGCGGCCTCCTGCCATAGCCGGGCGAGAGCCGATGCTCCCGCGTCTTCTGAGACCGAATGCGAAGGCGATTGTGACTCGGGGTGCACCTGCCCCTGGCCCCCCTTTTCCTTCTCTTGCCTGCCACGGCGTGCTTCTTTTTCTGCCGTACGCTATCCTGTTGAGGGTGAGATCCGCACGGGCCTGGAGAGAGCCGTAGAAGGGAGCCGCCGGCGTGGAGGTTGTACCGATTTCACCCAGGGGGTACTGCTACGGAGTCGTGGACGCCCTGAAGCTGGCCAGGGCCGTCGCGAAAGACCCCGCCGTGCCCCGCCCGATCTACGTGCTCGGGCTCCTGGTTCACAACCACCACGCCGTGGCCGAACTGGAGAGCCTCGGCATCCGCTCCCTCGACGGCCCGGACCGGCTGGCGCTTCTTGATCGGGTCGAGGGCGGGACGGTCATCTTCACAGCCCACGGCGTCTCGCCCGCGGTCCGGGAGAAGGCCCGGCAGCGGGGCCTTCACTGCGTGGACGCCACCTGCCCGGACGTGACCCGCACCCATGAACTCGTCAAGGATCTGGCGCGCCGCGGTTACTTCATCATCTACGTGGGGCGCCGCGGCCACCCGGAGACCGAAGGGGTGCTGGGCGAGGCCCCGGGCTCGGTCGTTCTCGTCGAGACGGCGGCCGAGGTGGAGGCGCTGGACGTTCCCGACGGGCGCGCGGTCGCAGTCACCACCCAGACCACCCTCTCCCAGTGGGACACCCAGGAGGTCATCGAACACATCAAGGCGCGATGGGCCCGCGCTGAAGTCTACAACGAGATCTGCATGGCCACGCAACTTCGCCAGCAGGCGGCGGTGCGCGAAGCATCCGGCGTAGACCTGGTGATCGTGGTGGGAGACCGGCGCAGCAACAACTCCGGGAGGCTGGTCCAGGTGGTTGTCGAGCGCGCCGGAAAGCCGGCCTACCTGGTCGAGGACGTCACGCAGATCGACCCCGAGTGGCTGAGGGGGGCACGGCGGGTCGGGGTCACCGCCGGTTCGTCCACGCCGAGCCAGATCACCCGGCGGGTGATACGGTGGCT contains:
- a CDS encoding GNAT family N-acetyltransferase, which gives rise to MHPESQSPSHSVSEDAGASALARLWQEAAPGEHLDEEVLREKLLDDPDRDPGLWLAARHGGRVVGIAVGVVRQLPGDGGPLGYVQFLAVAPTFRRQKVATRLLDELERRLFARGARRIRVLGSAPSYLWPGVDVRYTPALCLFERRGYRIEGYEFNMSVDLTRPIQASGAGPRRHQLERLGVRVRRLEHTDETAFRAWLEQTWGPNWTYEALLALRRPVPTGFVAEQDGRIVGFAVYDSTRPGWFGPMGVEVAWQGSGVGIELCVQAFEAMAAQGYRAAEIAWAGPRCFYARKLGAVISRVFASMELKDGAG
- a CDS encoding 4-hydroxy-3-methylbut-2-enyl diphosphate reductase, encoding MEVVPISPRGYCYGVVDALKLARAVAKDPAVPRPIYVLGLLVHNHHAVAELESLGIRSLDGPDRLALLDRVEGGTVIFTAHGVSPAVREKARQRGLHCVDATCPDVTRTHELVKDLARRGYFIIYVGRRGHPETEGVLGEAPGSVVLVETAAEVEALDVPDGRAVAVTTQTTLSQWDTQEVIEHIKARWARAEVYNEICMATQLRQQAAVREASGVDLVIVVGDRRSNNSGRLVQVVVERAGKPAYLVEDVTQIDPEWLRGARRVGVTAGSSTPSQITRRVIRWLQAFELDNQPARAADGSPAESALRGS